TCCGCACAAAAGTCTGGCAGTTTTGTTGGTATGGAGGTTGGTCATGGGCGACATCACCCGTTTCGGTATCTCGATTGACAGCGATCTGCTGGACAGTTTTGATCGCCTGATCACCCGCAAGGGATACCAGAACCGTTCAGAAGCGATCAGAGACCTGATCCGGGCCACGATTGTGGAAGAAAAAATGGATGCCGGCCACGAAGAGATGGTCGGCACCGTTACCATGGTCTATAACCACCATGTACGCGATCTGGCGGACAAACTGACCGAACACCAGCATCAGCACCATCATCAGGTCATCTCTGCCCTGCATGTGCATCTTGACGCCCATAACTGCCTGGAGGTACTGGTACTGAAAGGCAGTAGCGCCGAAATCAAACAGATCGCGGATGAATTGCTGGGCGTCAAGGGGGTCAAGCACGGCAAGCTGTTCCTCACCTCGGCAACCCCAGAACATCACTGATTCATGTCCGCTGCGCACCAAAGCCGGAAGACCCGGTCCATCCGGCTCTATCTGTCTGTCTCACTACTGCTGCACGGATTATTCTTTGTGGCGGCAATCGTACTGCTCCCCCCCCTTGTCCAAGCCCCCCCCAAAGAACCTGCTCTGGTGATGACCCACCTTGTGTCTCTGCCGACTCCAAACGCAGGTAAAGAGACAACGTCCCCGGCACCGGCGCTGCCCGTCATTAACAGACCCACACCTAAATCCCAACCTCAACCACAGCCGCCACCGCCCAAAAGCGTCGCACCAACGACATTCAGCAGCAATCCGCCGCTCAAACCCAGTGAACCGGCACCACAAGCCCCCCCTGCGCCGACATTCAGCGCGCAACAGACCAAGGCTGGCGTTGCGTCAAAACCGGAGACCGGTTCCCAGCCGGCGGTTCAAACCAGTACAACAACAGGTGGCAACCGGATAGCGCCTCAGGAAATGGCCTTTGGCAGTGCCAGCGGACCGGCATTCCGCAGGCAGGCGGTGCCTGTCTACCCGGCCCTGGCAAAACGGCGGAATAAGGAAGGGGTTGTACTGCTACGCCTCAGTATCAGCGAAACCGGCCAGCTGACCCAGCTTGAGGTCCTGGAGGACCCGGGCTATGGCTTTGGCGAGGCCGCTCAGGAGGCAGTTCGCAATTCAAGCTTCACCCCGGCTCGCCACAACGGAAAACCGGTTGCCGTACGGGCAGTCCTACCGATCCGTTTTTCACTGCGTTAACAGGCGGTCACCCCCCGCCTGCCGCAGACGACACAGGCCTGCATGGAAAACGGCGGTTCCAGCCTGCATCCGGCAAGCAATTCCGTATCGGCAAAGATCTCCTCAGCAGTACCGTCTGCCCGGATCTCACCCCCGTGCATCACAATCACCCTGTCGCAGACCTCTGCCACCATATCAAGGTCATGGCTGGTAATGATCCTGGTATGGCTGAAATTTTTCAGCAGCTTGATAACCTCCCTGCGTGAGAACGGATCAAGACCTGCGGTCGGCTCATCCATAACCAGTATGGCAGGGTCCATGGCCAGTACCGTGGCAATGGCAACCCGTTTCTTTTCACCGCAGGAAAGCCGGTAAGGCGGCTTTCCCGCCAGATGCCCGGCTCCTACGGCCTGCAGCGCAGCGGCCACCTGCGCTTCAATATCGCCGGGAGCCACACCGCGGTTGAGCGGTCCGAAGGCAATGTCATCAAAAACCGTCGGCATGAAGAGCTGGTCGTCAGGGTCCTGAAACACCATCCCCACTGTCCGCCGCACCTCTTGCAGCGTCCTGGGTGTAACCGGGAAGTCACCGATTCGGACCTCACCCGAGCTGGGAGTCAGACAGCCGTTTAACTGCTGCAACAGGGTGGACTTTCCGGCCCCGTTGGCCCCGATCAGTGCCACCGACTCACCGTGATGGATGCAGAACGACACGGAACGCAACGCGGCTGTCCCATCAGGGTAGGAGAAGCTGAGCCGGTCTGCTGCAACAATGTGGTGGCTCATGGCATGAGCCTCCCTGCATTGAAAAATGCGGTAACAGCATGACCGATACTGAGGGGAATGTTCGTGAAACGCAGGATCATGAACAGGGCTGTCCAACTGACAAGAAAGGACAGTTCAGGCAGACCAAAACCACTACCGCGCTGAAGATGGAAGGTACCCTGGAACCCCCGGGCCAGCATCGCCATATGAATCCGC
Above is a window of Trichlorobacter lovleyi SZ DNA encoding:
- the nikR gene encoding nickel-responsive transcriptional regulator NikR translates to MGDITRFGISIDSDLLDSFDRLITRKGYQNRSEAIRDLIRATIVEEKMDAGHEEMVGTVTMVYNHHVRDLADKLTEHQHQHHHQVISALHVHLDAHNCLEVLVLKGSSAEIKQIADELLGVKGVKHGKLFLTSATPEHH
- a CDS encoding energy transducer TonB, yielding MSAAHQSRKTRSIRLYLSVSLLLHGLFFVAAIVLLPPLVQAPPKEPALVMTHLVSLPTPNAGKETTSPAPALPVINRPTPKSQPQPQPPPPKSVAPTTFSSNPPLKPSEPAPQAPPAPTFSAQQTKAGVASKPETGSQPAVQTSTTTGGNRIAPQEMAFGSASGPAFRRQAVPVYPALAKRRNKEGVVLLRLSISETGQLTQLEVLEDPGYGFGEAAQEAVRNSSFTPARHNGKPVAVRAVLPIRFSLR
- a CDS encoding energy-coupling factor ABC transporter ATP-binding protein codes for the protein MSHHIVAADRLSFSYPDGTAALRSVSFCIHHGESVALIGANGAGKSTLLQQLNGCLTPSSGEVRIGDFPVTPRTLQEVRRTVGMVFQDPDDQLFMPTVFDDIAFGPLNRGVAPGDIEAQVAAALQAVGAGHLAGKPPYRLSCGEKKRVAIATVLAMDPAILVMDEPTAGLDPFSRREVIKLLKNFSHTRIITSHDLDMVAEVCDRVIVMHGGEIRADGTAEEIFADTELLAGCRLEPPFSMQACVVCGRRGVTAC